The following proteins are co-located in the Nitrospiraceae bacterium genome:
- a CDS encoding HDOD domain-containing protein, which translates to MQLILPLDPVQDEERPTIFARIKSCKSLPILSPLASTILKMCQNEETHASELATLISQDPGMAAQILFMANSGYYGGSRHKVTSIGQAVTLLGFSTIANLALSFCFYRLIKDMKEVSTSGIDHVKFWRRSILASVAARAIGTHFAFPDVELMFLGALLQDIGLLALNEVASKELTLLQDHNQDDHPNLHQYELEHLGVDHSQVGAWLAQHWQLPEEFQVAILYSHNPELFETPLDFQALVDTVALSGIIADIWINPDTEAAIASARKNSQGRLTVQSEDWEPILGHMMTGIPQIASFFHSRIGNFEDITRIHQVALQQLNSTDPQLFA; encoded by the coding sequence ATGCAACTCATACTTCCATTAGATCCGGTTCAGGACGAAGAGCGTCCCACGATTTTTGCGAGAATTAAAAGCTGCAAATCCTTGCCAATTCTGTCTCCACTGGCCTCGACCATTCTTAAAATGTGCCAAAATGAAGAAACACATGCTTCAGAATTGGCCACGCTCATAAGTCAGGACCCAGGAATGGCGGCTCAAATTTTATTTATGGCGAATTCGGGGTATTACGGTGGGTCTCGACACAAGGTGACCAGCATCGGACAGGCCGTGACATTGCTTGGATTTTCAACGATCGCTAATCTGGCTCTATCTTTTTGCTTTTATCGTTTAATTAAAGACATGAAAGAGGTCTCAACTTCCGGGATTGATCATGTAAAGTTTTGGCGGCGATCCATTCTGGCCAGTGTCGCAGCACGTGCCATTGGAACGCACTTCGCCTTTCCTGATGTAGAGCTCATGTTTCTTGGTGCCCTGCTTCAAGACATCGGACTATTGGCATTAAACGAGGTGGCGTCAAAAGAACTTACCTTACTCCAGGATCACAATCAGGACGATCATCCCAACTTACACCAATATGAACTTGAACACTTAGGAGTTGATCATTCACAGGTTGGAGCTTGGCTTGCCCAGCACTGGCAACTTCCTGAGGAGTTTCAGGTAGCCATTCTCTATAGCCATAACCCTGAATTATTTGAGACTCCGCTTGACTTTCAAGCCCTGGTGGATACTGTTGCGCTGTCCGGTATCATCGCCGACATCTGGATCAATCCCGATACCGAAGCGGCCATTGCCTCAGCCCGCAAGAATAGTCAGGGTCGCTTAACTGTGCAATCGGAAGATTGGGAACCGATTCTTGGGCACATGATGACGGGCATTCCACAAATTGCCAGTTTTTTTCACAGCCGGATTGGAAACTTTGAAGACATCACCCGCATTCATCAAGTAGCCTTACAACAGCTGAACTCCACTGACCCCCAATTATTCGCCTAA
- a CDS encoding GGDEF domain-containing protein has protein sequence MLGSWSIGKKDHPHEDGTQKEPVANGFRATDISGESDKALESLARVLRCLGRHAFELDQLSEEDIEKEFERWARHVLVGAQLDAGDSKKREASPRRDWGALTQFVNGHRQQEKAYVNRNLQDMRTVLCEFTNIMGRAFVEDQETDQKVTNHLVELRTATEGGSFQDVKQALLAVVEGISALVDERKERQQQRLEHLGEKLRLVEEELGGARKQMTLDALTQLYNRGALDFQLERTASMSFFSGTSACLLIVDVDHFKHVNDTYGHPAGDVVLQQVAKRLVSTFPRKTDFIARYGGEEFCVLLQGADGELSQRLGERLLDALRGEGFSYQDVTIPVTASIGVAQLLPGETALSWLERADRALYRAKDNGRNQLCLATEHDGAGKKG, from the coding sequence ATGTTAGGATCTTGGTCCATTGGAAAAAAAGATCATCCTCATGAGGATGGGACACAAAAAGAGCCTGTTGCCAATGGATTTCGGGCCACAGACATCTCGGGAGAGTCCGACAAGGCCTTAGAATCCCTAGCCAGAGTTTTGCGCTGTCTCGGCCGTCATGCATTTGAACTCGATCAACTGTCGGAAGAGGATATAGAAAAGGAGTTTGAACGGTGGGCGAGGCATGTGTTGGTGGGCGCTCAGCTCGATGCCGGCGATTCCAAAAAACGCGAGGCCAGCCCACGCCGTGATTGGGGGGCGCTCACGCAATTTGTTAATGGACATCGGCAGCAGGAAAAAGCTTATGTGAACCGAAATCTTCAAGATATGCGAACGGTTCTTTGCGAATTTACCAATATCATGGGGCGCGCGTTTGTGGAAGATCAGGAAACCGATCAAAAGGTGACCAATCATCTTGTTGAATTGCGCACAGCAACCGAGGGCGGTTCCTTTCAGGATGTGAAGCAGGCTTTATTGGCTGTGGTCGAAGGTATCAGCGCCCTTGTAGATGAACGCAAAGAACGTCAGCAGCAACGATTGGAACATCTTGGAGAAAAATTGCGTCTCGTTGAGGAGGAACTGGGAGGCGCGCGAAAACAAATGACCCTGGATGCTCTGACCCAGCTGTATAACCGTGGAGCATTGGATTTTCAATTAGAACGAACCGCCAGTATGAGTTTTTTTTCTGGGACATCGGCCTGCCTTTTGATAGTTGATGTCGATCATTTTAAGCATGTGAACGATACCTATGGCCATCCGGCTGGGGATGTGGTGCTACAGCAGGTGGCGAAACGTCTGGTGTCGACATTCCCCAGAAAAACTGATTTTATTGCAAGATATGGAGGAGAAGAATTTTGTGTCTTGCTTCAGGGAGCCGATGGGGAATTGAGTCAGCGACTGGGCGAACGGTTGCTGGATGCCCTTCGAGGAGAGGGATTTTCCTACCAAGATGTCACCATTCCGGTCACGGCATCGATCGGTGTGGCGCAGTTGCTTCCTGGTGAAACCGCGCTCTCCTGGCTTGAACGTGCAGATCGTGCGTTATATCGGGCAAAGGATAATGGTCGGAACCAGTTGTGTCTGGCCACTGAACATGACGGAGCAGGGAAGAAAGGCTGA
- a CDS encoding TrmH family RNA methyltransferase → MRHARVTIHEILLPPSWTSRDDLPPQALHYELSHSLFRELDVFGTKEPLLVCGVPEMSRKDLSLAPNGLEVLCPIGDPGNLGALLRCCRAFDVQTVVLLQEAVHPFHPKVIRASSGAVFVQSLEWAGSITDLDTPETLQWITALDLHGTNMSTVQWSKHVRLLIGEEGVGIPPFQFLERLCIPQIHPSIPLNATVAGSIALYAYRQQHLEA, encoded by the coding sequence GTGAGGCATGCGAGGGTGACGATCCATGAAATCCTACTTCCGCCCTCCTGGACCTCCAGAGATGATCTCCCTCCTCAGGCCCTCCACTATGAACTGTCCCATTCCCTGTTTCGGGAATTGGACGTGTTTGGAACGAAAGAACCGCTCCTGGTCTGTGGTGTCCCCGAAATGTCACGAAAAGATCTCAGCCTGGCCCCCAACGGCTTGGAAGTCCTGTGCCCGATCGGAGACCCTGGGAACCTTGGAGCCTTACTTCGATGCTGTCGGGCCTTTGACGTGCAAACGGTGGTGTTGCTTCAGGAAGCCGTCCACCCCTTTCACCCGAAGGTCATTCGGGCCAGTAGCGGGGCGGTGTTTGTCCAGTCCTTGGAATGGGCAGGTTCCATCACCGACCTGGATACCCCGGAAACATTGCAATGGATTACCGCATTAGATTTACACGGGACGAATATGTCCACAGTGCAATGGTCTAAACATGTTCGACTCCTTATTGGAGAAGAAGGCGTCGGCATTCCACCCTTTCAATTTTTGGAGCGCCTGTGTATTCCTCAAATCCATCCCTCGATTCCATTAAATGCGACAGTCGCAGGCAGCATCGCCCTCTATGCGTATCGCCAACAGCACTTAGAGGCGTAA
- a CDS encoding DUF1653 domain-containing protein — MPQPPQDQGLTMIQPGRYRHYKGKEYQVIGVAKHSETEEDLVVYRALYGEFGLWVRPAKMFREKIEIEGKLVFRFEWIDGVNPETDPTTIKP, encoded by the coding sequence ATGCCACAGCCGCCTCAGGATCAGGGTCTCACGATGATTCAACCCGGTAGATATCGTCACTACAAAGGGAAAGAATACCAGGTGATTGGCGTCGCCAAACATTCCGAAACAGAAGAAGATCTCGTGGTTTACCGGGCACTCTATGGCGAATTCGGCCTTTGGGTCAGACCGGCAAAAATGTTTAGGGAAAAAATTGAAATAGAGGGAAAACTCGTCTTCAGATTTGAATGGATTGACGGTGTTAACCCCGAAACAGACCCCACGACCATCAAACCATGA